Genomic segment of Citrus sinensis cultivar Valencia sweet orange chromosome 7, DVS_A1.0, whole genome shotgun sequence:
aaattgagtaaaaagCATTTCAGGCTAACACCATAACATTTTAACCATACATGTCTATGGATATACTCCATTTAAACATTTCTAAGATGTACAAATAAAGAATCCGCAcacttttctcttcttttaatCTCTCTGCTCACTCTTGCAGTCATACCAGCATGACTGATCATGTATTAAAGAGACGGTGGATCATATTAAGGGTGATGACCAACAGCTTTGCCACAAACAAGAATATTAGAAGGAATGTCGTACTCATTAGCAAGGCTGTGGACCGCATTCCAAACCTTGAGATAAAATTGTTGCCCAAGATACTGCCTTTCCCAAATTGCAGACCTCATATTCCACATTCCTTGGTTGTCCAAGGACACCAATATAGCAGTCCAAGACTGTGGATATACCTGTAACAAAACATATGCATACAAGGAAAAACTCGTcagaaattaataagaaatttgaGCAGAAGGTTGCTGTTGTCTACATCTTGAATATGTTACAGCAAGCATTTGAAAGGTAACATGCATTGAGGATCATTTTGCCTTGAATTAAAACATAGCATTGCTCACAATGTAGTCAAATACAAGTGATAAAAGTTTAGTAGACAGAAATGCTACTCTTAAACATTTTCTTGTCTAAATATCaaggaaaatcaaaattgatgATATAGGGGTAGGAAAATTTTCCTGTTTGTAGGAGTATGGAATTTGAGATCAAGAAGGCAAGGGGGTCAAATATGTCATCAGAAAGAACCGCATAAGAGCAAATATGACAACAGACTTTCTactattaacaatattaagtAATTGAACTATGGTTTAGGTTACCTGAGCAGTGTGTCTAGTCAGAGTGTCAGCAAGATTGTAGGTTCTTCTCTTTTCGGCTGCCCACTGTCCAGACCCATACCTGTCCAGGATGCAAAAGCAATGATTAGAACCTACCCAACTATCGAGAAGCAAATAGAACAAGACTATGGACTTACCCAACAACCCAGAAATCATAACCATCAAGATGCCAGGATTGCATCGTCTTTTCATTGTTTTGAAACACAACTTCAATATATTCGTGGAGGTTGACTTGCATAACTGAGGTGGCTACTGATGAAGCGCCACCAGATGGAACACTTTGGATAGAATTCACACTGAAAATTCCAGGGATGTTAAAGTAATCGGCGAGCTTCAGAGGGGTATCAGAATTTACATAGGAGATACCATTAACTGCATAACGCAGCTTTCCGTTTATTAAAGGTGCTGAGTTAGCCAAAACGATCGTCCTTGTTGTGTTAATCTTTCCATAATGGAATGAACCCTGAGGATTAGGCCTGGCAGCATTTGCCGTCAAATTCCACCTGCAAGAGAAGTTCAAACAATTAAACTGAATTATTTATACTCCAGATGTCACTGTCCAACAATACCTAAAGGCCAAGAATCCTAATATGATTCGAGCTCACGAGGGAGGATAGCAAACATCTTCTGAGAAACCTCAGATCTTCTAAAGTGATTGATACCTGAAAGTTCTAGCTTGCTTCATAGACCAATGAATTTCATAAGTAGGACCAGTTGGCAGGGGTCCAGAAGCTGGGGAGTGAGAGTTTGTGTAGTGTAATACTGCAGTAGCAGTGAGAACATTCTTAGTAAACCGTGTGGATGCAACAATGTAGTAGTCCTTTGGAGGCTGATTGAAGGTTACTAAGACAGAAACAGATTGACCCACATGTACGTCAAGTGAGTCATAAATGTTTTGAATTGTATGAGATCCTTCAACCTCAACTAGCTTCATTGTATGGCCCTGAATCCTGAAGTTGAATGAGGTCGATAAGCCCACATTTGATATCCTAAACATGTAGGTTTTTCCTGGaagccccaaaaaaaaaaaaaaggaacaattGTTGGTAAAGATGTATTTATAGAAgaactttatttttcaagGAATCACAAAAATGTTTAGCCAGATGCAGAAGGCAACCTTGATCACCGTTGAAGGTGGTATGACCCTGACCATTGATAAGGACTCCATCTGGAAATGGAAGAGACTTCCCTGAGTCCAAAGTCTGTCGTAATATCTGCAGTCATCAAGACACATTATGATCAATAATATGAAAACGATAGATAACCAACAGAAGCATAGAAATAAGAGACAAAACTCATTGAAGTCCAAAGTCCGTCATAATTCAGCTTTATAACATTAATTTCCAACATCACAGAGAAGGAAATTGACTACCCATAGCAGTAACATATTCACCATCCATATTGTATTTAGATTCACTCTGCAGCTAGATTGGCAACGAACTTAAATGTTCTTTACCTCCATTACTAACTTTTATCTTGGAGAGAAAATTGTAGGCTCCATTTGATGGTGGGGAAGTACCTGAATATAGatgaaaacttaaaaaaaattactagaaaCAAGCTTAAAAACTTAGAAGCATAGTCCCATCTCAAGGTTTTTCCACAGGGGAGACAAACTATGTGGCCAATATTTGGGTCAGAACCAGTATCCTCACTAGTCAGAGTCAATGTGTCATCCAATTTCTAACATACTATGCCATTACTTCGGCATTTAGGCTTATTGAACTGTATAAAACCTCAATAAGGGGCAGTATTCGGTACTAAGAACATAAACCTCAACATTATTATCCACCATGGGTATTTATAGCAGtatatatgtattaaaaaaaaaactctgtatatgatgaataaaaaatatctaacTTCTGAGagtaatgaataaaaaatatctagCTCACCTTATGGTTTGTCTTGAACCAGTCGCCAATTAATAAAGTGAAATCTCCATCCTGGATTGGGTAAGGGATCGGTATTCGAGGTCTCTGATAGATATTGATTCCTCCATATCCTCCAGCAGCTCGGTGCATCAGAGTTGATGGGAAGTAAAAGTAGGACCCAATCTGATCCTTGGTTTGAAATTTGTAAGTGTAGTTGGAGTTTGGAGGAATGGGGCAATTGGTTCCAAGGACTCCATCTTGCCATGAATTCTTCCTTTGTTTAATTCCATTCCTGTTCATGACATAACCAGGTCTTCTTAGACAATGACATTTTTTCCAGATGCCAAAATCAAGTAACATTAACAATGCCaatcatttttttacaaaactCCACAATCTAGTCTAGCAAGGAGGGTTCGACCCTTGAAAGCGGATTTCCAAAGGAAAGTACAGAGACTAAACATTAGACCTCCGATCATTCAATGATTAAAATCAAGAGAATATACACCTTCACTGAACTCAACTCGCACAGATGCAACCATCTacatcaaaaacaaaaactaccCAAGATCGAACTCATTAATTTACAAAGCGTGTAGGGGTAAAAAAACGATATTTCATCCACTTAAAACTGTAAAACCTAAGAGGAAGAGCTGCAAAaacacagagagagagagagagagagagcagaACTCACCAAGTAAGGAGAAAAGGTTGATCTAGCTTGTTAATGACATTGAGTATGATATTATCATTGGTTACCACATCCAATCTAGGACCGGGAAACTGACCATTAATAAGAATAACCTGCAGGCAAAACCAAACTCAAAACCTTGAGACACCCATTAACAAAAAATCCAATGCTAGATTCAAAGTTACgacaaaaacaacaataaaccCACACCCACCTCTTGGGGAACGCCAAGAGGAGACAAAGTGCCAGAAGTGACAGTCCAAGTGTAAAATCTATACGGGTCGTCTGCCTTCACCAAAGCAACACTCAAGGCAGCCAAAACTACACAGACCAGTAGCGGCAGCAAGAGTGTTCTCGCCATTGCTTCTGCAAAATGTCGCACAGAACAAAACAACTACAACTGTAAATTATGTTACTAACAAACTGAATGAGACAACGTCACTGgtcactttctttttatttactttccgTCTTCTTAATTCTTATGCATGCTAGAAATAGAAATGtcgagaaaaaaaatgaaaaatgaagatatCACAATCACATACCAAAGTTGAGTCGAGTCGAGTTGAGAGTCTAATGGAATCTAATCTAAGCTTCTGGCCGCAATCTAAAGAATAAGCGAGTTGGTTTTTATAACTATAGTGGGGGTGCCCGGGTGGGGGCACAAAGCTTCACCAGTGAAATTATCCTGAGTTTGGTACTTTTTCAGCAAGTCCTTTTATATTCCTTTTCTCCGCTAATATGCGGCGCATTTGACGCGTTTCCGCGTTATGGTAAATTGGTAATTGCTTTAAGTGAAGCAAATAAAAGCACCTCAAATCCCGCCATTGATtaataacctttttttttgctttctttcctttcactAGTCTTTTGACTTGTAATGCACCACTTATTTTTCGAGAATTTCTTTTGCTATGAAATTTGCCATATACACAAAATTGCTGTCCTGCCCCGATCAAGTTGATAAGATCGTAAGGGCAATAATGgcacattaattattttataaatgcagTGAATAGGTCACTCACATGCAGTTCTGTAAGTGTGAACCCAAAAGAGCACGGGGCATGGTTGTCACTCATTAATGTATTCTCCACTTATCTTTGTCCAAGAATTCTGAGAAGCTCTGGAAATGCGTGGCAGCCTGTTAAATGCTGCATTCATTTCTCCCGATAAAAACtgtgtaaattaaaaaaaaaaatagaaatacatTTGTTTATCATGTATgctaaaagttaaaataaaaccaaaaaaaaattctcagtTAATTGCATATTGAACCCTTTATCGTTCGGTTCGGATCATGCAAATATAGACTTTAAATCgtaatcaattaaattcacAGTTCGAGTCTTCATCataacaaagaaacaaaccaTGTGTTTCCTCTTCATGTATTTGAACATGGAAGCATTCTGCATTTGATATAGGTTTTGTATGTTGCTGGAACATATGTCTTTGTAAAcagtaaataattataaagtgAATGAATTTAACATGCAGTTATTGTATTTAACTAAAAGCCCATTCTCCATTCAAACGAAAGCATATAATCAGCTAGAATTAATCCTATTCCTAcctaactaataataaattaatgatgaagctagctagctacccgtaattaaaaaaataaaggcgGTCGACAGATTCCTTAATTTTATACTGTGTTTTTAGCCTAGAGTCACATGCACCACCACCACTATCACCATAAGTCAACAACCATTTCATGATTTTACCCCAATCAGCCTCTTCAAATAAACTAACAcgttaattatcaattttgaaataagctaagtaaaatgattattaatgGAATAACATAGCCAGTCGAggctaatttttaattaaaaacgcGATGATTACTTAAGATTTGTTGGAAGCCGAAAAATGAAGGTGAAAGGTAATAATGAGGTGTCACATGTGATGCTGGATACCATATTAACAACAAATGGACTTTTCTTTTGACTTCCAACATTCGTGTGGGTTCCACACGTTTTGCCAGTTTGCCACTGCGCGTGACCCACCGTTCACCTCACCTCGCCTGCTCATTTTGGTTAAGCCCTTTTCCTCCTTCTAATTAGCGGTGGTTGGAGCAAATTTggggaataaaataaattcagtatTGGAAGTTGAAGCTGCAAGCGATGTTCCATTATGATGTTTGGTGATAATGGAGTCAAAGAGATCTAGCTATTGAGAGGCAAAGCCAAGTAATTATGATAATCGAAGAAGCATCAAGCCAGGGcgttataattatatttatacatatacCATCATACTCATCATCCGAAGGTATAATATGTTGGGttatgagaaaatttttctatttttaaataattagttttcAACATCGGCAATGAATTTCCGGTATTGAAAATTAAGGGACTGGTATTTAGGTTGGATTTTTCTGGTAGTGTCTTGAAATATAGTCGATcctaatttattcaaaatttattgttgttgagCTAACCTCATAAGTATAACTTGGAGCCTATGTTGGCGACCTGATTTATAAGTACGACATGAGATCTATGTAAATGACCTAATTTAAGAATACAACCTCAAGACTATATGAACGACTGAGAAATTCATTTATCTAGGCTGAAAGTGAAATAATCTGACCTTGAAATTCTCTTATCCGACCTGAGAATTAGCTTGACATGGAAAATTGCTAGTTAAGAGAACATGGCCTAATTTATAGGGAAGTTGTGTGCCACGATCTATTTAAACCACCTCTAAGTTACAACCACTTGCAACTACTGAAGAAAGCGAGCTGAAGTTAAAGAGATAACCGTCTACGACCAAGAGcctatttaaattgaaaagcgCATCAGATGAGGGGGTTAGTAAAATCAACCAAAGCTTCTACAAGATTTTCAGCTCCTTTACTGAAAAATTACTTGACTTTAACTCATTCATAattcttcattctcattttttcttcttttatacaTAATTTCTGACTTAAACATCGGAGGGTCTACGCCGGTGTATCCTAACCGTGTTTTCTGGTTGGCAGGTATAGAAAGTTGCGATCAGACTCCCCACCAATGTATCCTAACCGTGTTTTTTGGTTGGTAGGTATAGAAAGTTGCGATCAAACTTGCGTTTGAGCTTTTATTCGCACTATAATTctccaaaagaaacaaattcagTTGTTAAGGTCgtttttcagcatcaacataaTAGAAGAAGCATCATTGATTAAGAGTGTTTTTATTGCTCTAAATGATGCGAGATTCgtagacacacacacacacacagcgGTGTTGTATCTATTTTCTCCCAACACCACTTGAGATAGGAACAATAATAGATGGAGGCACATATGCACACATAGTAAATAAAGAACACAGTAAAATAGGATTAGTAAAATGGTCCGGCAATCTCACTTCGATATTTAAGTCAGCTAAAGTTTCATATCGTATactcatttttcttaaaatctcCTAGATGTAATTTTAcgtgttttaaaaaaatacatctaaataattttatttaacttactttaaaaaaaattaaacttatatttatttcaatcatttcataataaaacgatactattacaataaaatttacttaatacatgtaagtttttaatttttttttaaattgattaagcATCAGGTTACTGTATTACACAGAGATATTTACAAATGACAACATATCATtgcactgatatttacaatcagatatatacctgggacttacattattatattttttattctataaagTACATGCCCAACCAAATACCTCTCATGGGAGAGAGATGTCTCTACTCCACTCGCATTTCGCAAGAGAGAAAGATATTATAAGCAATCTTCacacaattataattaattgaaagagtttGAGTCCGTAGAGACTCGAACTATTACTTTCATAGTCATACTTAACTTTAAAGATAATGATTCACCACTGGGCCTAAAGCCCAAGTGGCTATGTAAGTTTTTAATTAGCAGCTTGTTTCACTGCAATCACAGTTTGGCCCTGAACAAATATTTACTCGACGTATATAAAGGGATTGTCAAAGGGCTTGTCGTATGCGTTGAATATCTAAAGCAGTGGCATAATACGGGATTGTCCAGGGGACTACGGCTACTTCAATAGATTGGACTCGTGTCAGAAATGGAAATGTGCCATTGCGAGATCATCTAACAAAACCAAAACGAGGTGCCACAACAGTGAGTGCATGGCGTCCACGTTACCTTCATACTTCCACACGTGTAACACTAGAAGAAAAGATTGAAAGCGTTCTCTCTAaatgaattggaaaatggCGTTGCCGCACTGCCTCAGCCTCATCCATAACTTCGAACCAGAAAATAACATACAAACAaactaattaacaaaaataattcgatAACTGTTCGCAGTTGAAGTCGTAGACATAACACTAAATCGAATAACTACAGAATAAAGAAGTGTTGATAGAATGGACGGTACAGCTGGTACAGAAGGATCGTCGTCGTCTTGTTCTGATTCAGTAGGTATTGCAAGAGATGTATTCCTCTGGAGAAGAAAGAATCTGAGTTTCACACTTCTATTGGTTTCAACAGCTATTTGGGTGCTGCTGGAGGTCTATCAATTTAACTTCCTCACTGTGGCTTCGTGGCTTGCAATGTCCATTGTTTCTTTCACCTTTCTCTCTGGAAGCATTATGAGACTTCTTGGCAAGTACGATCCGTAGCTAGTAGCTGGTGATATACAtaagatataaattttgatcacccttttgattaattagtcgtctttttattatttatatatttccttttatttatttatttaattagttactACATAATTGGTCtttctatatttatatagAGAACCACCGAAGTTGTCGGGATTGGAGATTTCTGAGAAGTCAGCTTTGGAAGTTGCGAATTCCTTTAGAGGAGTGGTTGAGGAATTTACAAGATGGATGTTTCATGTGAGTGTTGAGAAACAGTGGTTTGTTTTTGCTCAAGCAGTTGCTGGATTGCTAGTGCTCTCCTATGTGGCCACATTTTCTGATCTGCTTACTCTCCTTTACACGGGTATTATTTAGTGcatcaaaagaaagaaactctTATGTGCACATCTTTTCTCACAATCACATGCAACTGTTAATGAACTATAAAATTGCGTTTCTTGCAGGAATTGTGATGGGGATGACGGTTCCTGtgatatatgaaaaatatggggataaaataaagagatgCGGGGAGACGGCGAAGGTGAAATCAAGGAGATTTTACGAGGAGGTCGATGAGAAGGTAattaagaaattgaagagCAAGTTTGTCACCAAAGACAAAGAGGAGATCAAGGAGAAGAAGATCGAGTAGTAATTGCATCtctgcatgcatgcatgcatggcTCTTAATTTcgtatttataatattatttaagcaatgtacattttcctttttatatttaatgaactTCTCTATCAGCTGTTGATTAATATAATACGTCTTTAAAAAGTCGGAGCTTGGAATTTccaaattaatgttatttattagtgCCTTAATTAACCAGCATCGtagtaatattaaatttaattacacataTCTTGTATGGATCAAAGCTTcgaattttcaaatgaaagtTATTTATTAGTAGCTTAAGTAGTTCAAGAGTTGCAACTTGCAAAGCAGTCTACAACAATTAAGCTACTCGACTCGACCATATATACCTCTTCTTTGTTAAGTCTGCTCACTGTGGAGAATGTACAGAGGCTAAGCAGAGCAAGCTCAGGAAGCTAAATCAAGTCAGCGGTGTTGAGTCAGCAAAGGTTGTTAAGGAAAGTGACAGCTCAGCTCACAGCTCTTCATGAGTTGTTAAGTTTGTTATTAATCAAATAGTCCGAGCATGTAACTAAATGCAATCAGCTTAGTGATTAGTAATTGAAGTTAGTTACAGGTTGTTAAAGTCactgtgtatatatatatatgtgaaCCGTTGCGTTGATTCAGTCAGTGAGGAAAATTGTAGATTCAGTAAAAGCAAGTTTTCTCTGAGATTTTCTCTCAAACCAAACAcatttattcttgatttttaCATTCGGgaagtttgaaattaaaatggtgCTGTGAGTAAACTATTTTACTTGCTAGATGAAtgaattaatcaaaattttgaggacaaagtaaatttaattagttaagtTAGAACGTATACATAGTCCATCAAACCGATCTCCGGCACAATGGT
This window contains:
- the LOC102610821 gene encoding reticulon-like protein B13; its protein translation is MDGTAGTEGSSSSCSDSVGIARDVFLWRRKNLSFTLLLVSTAIWVLLEVYQFNFLTVASWLAMSIVSFTFLSGSIMRLLGKEPPKLSGLEISEKSALEVANSFRGVVEEFTRWMFHVSVEKQWFVFAQAVAGLLVLSYVATFSDLLTLLYTGIVMGMTVPVIYEKYGDKIKRCGETAKVKSRRFYEEVDEKVIKKLKSKFVTKDKEEIKEKKIE
- the LOC102611524 gene encoding L-ascorbate oxidase homolog, which codes for MARTLLLPLLVCVVLAALSVALVKADDPYRFYTWTVTSGTLSPLGVPQEVILINGQFPGPRLDVVTNDNIILNVINKLDQPFLLTWNGIKQRKNSWQDGVLGTNCPIPPNSNYTYKFQTKDQIGSYFYFPSTLMHRAAGGYGGINIYQRPRIPIPYPIQDGDFTLLIGDWFKTNHKILRQTLDSGKSLPFPDGVLINGQGHTTFNGDQGKTYMFRISNVGLSTSFNFRIQGHTMKLVEVEGSHTIQNIYDSLDVHVGQSVSVLVTFNQPPKDYYIVASTRFTKNVLTATAVLHYTNSHSPASGPLPTGPTYEIHWSMKQARTFRWNLTANAARPNPQGSFHYGKINTTRTIVLANSAPLINGKLRYAVNGISYVNSDTPLKLADYFNIPGIFSVNSIQSVPSGGASSVATSVMQVNLHEYIEVVFQNNEKTMQSWHLDGYDFWVVGYGSGQWAAEKRRTYNLADTLTRHTAQVYPQSWTAILVSLDNQGMWNMRSAIWERQYLGQQFYLKVWNAVHSLANEYDIPSNILVCGKAVGHHP